From Halarsenatibacter silvermanii, one genomic window encodes:
- a CDS encoding SpoVG family protein, whose product MDITDVRIFPVSGSSNLKAFASLTLEDSFVVRGIKVIEGKNGLFASMPDREWKGSYYDVCFPVTNTLREDIQEQVLNGFNRASEKTG is encoded by the coding sequence GTGGATATCACCGATGTCAGAATTTTTCCAGTATCCGGCAGCAGCAACCTCAAAGCCTTTGCTTCTCTGACGCTGGAGGATAGTTTTGTGGTCAGAGGAATCAAGGTGATCGAGGGTAAAAACGGACTTTTTGCCTCCATGCCCGACCGGGAATGGAAAGGTAGTTATTATGATGTCTGTTTCCCGGTAACCAACACCCTGCGCGAAGATATCCAGGAACAGGTACTCAATGGGTTTAATCGGGCCAGCGAAAAGACCGGTTGA
- a CDS encoding AIR synthase family protein encodes MQVGKITSKRLQETVLSRITNHREDVLVNSGLGEDSAVVDFGDEVLAISSDPITGAGKQAGYLAVQVACNDLAATGAEPIGIQVVLLLPPDIEDKEISQLMGEIDKTAADMDIQILGGHTEIISDVSRSLIVVTAIGRAKRERFVATGGACEGDDLLLTKGVGLEGCFILASDFGDYLLEQGVNQKTIDIAREYKHKISVLPEGLTAAEYGVNSLHDITEGGLYGALTEMSQAAGVGFLLEKSEEIVPGPVKEITSRLNIDPCGLISSGSMLISLEDGEGLQQRLREEGIDSYKIGKVTSGRRLVRENGRTYQLTWQGGDELWDFIKKMK; translated from the coding sequence ATGCAGGTAGGCAAAATAACTTCCAAGAGACTGCAGGAGACTGTTTTGAGCAGGATAACCAACCACCGGGAGGACGTGCTGGTAAATTCCGGTCTGGGCGAGGACAGCGCCGTGGTGGATTTTGGCGATGAGGTGCTGGCCATCTCCTCCGATCCTATTACCGGAGCCGGCAAACAGGCGGGGTATCTGGCCGTCCAGGTGGCCTGTAATGATCTGGCGGCCACCGGAGCTGAACCGATAGGTATCCAGGTGGTGCTGCTGCTGCCTCCCGATATAGAGGATAAAGAGATAAGTCAGCTGATGGGGGAGATAGATAAGACGGCCGCGGATATGGATATTCAAATACTGGGCGGACATACTGAGATTATCAGCGATGTCAGCCGCAGCCTGATAGTGGTAACTGCCATTGGCCGGGCCAAACGCGAACGTTTTGTAGCCACCGGAGGAGCCTGTGAAGGGGATGATCTTCTTCTCACCAAGGGTGTGGGGCTGGAAGGCTGTTTTATCCTGGCCAGCGATTTCGGCGATTATCTGCTGGAACAGGGGGTAAACCAGAAGACCATAGATATAGCCCGGGAGTATAAGCATAAGATAAGTGTGCTGCCGGAGGGCTTGACTGCGGCTGAGTATGGAGTAAACTCCCTGCATGATATAACAGAAGGTGGTCTTTACGGGGCCTTGACTGAGATGAGCCAGGCAGCCGGTGTGGGTTTTCTTCTCGAGAAGAGCGAGGAGATAGTCCCCGGCCCTGTTAAGGAGATAACCTCCCGGCTCAATATCGATCCCTGCGGTCTGATCTCTTCTGGCAGTATGCTGATTTCGCTGGAAGATGGAGAGGGGCTGCAGCAGAGGCTCAGGGAGGAAGGAATAGATTCTTATAAAATCGGTAAAGTGACCTCCGGCCGCAGGCTCGTCAGGGAAAACGGCAGGACCTATCAGCTCACCTGGCAGGGGGGAGACGAACTCTGGGATTTTATTAAAAAAATGAAATAA
- the ispE gene encoding 4-(cytidine 5'-diphospho)-2-C-methyl-D-erythritol kinase, whose translation MNRVEERAPAKINLHLDVIGRRSDGYHRLETIMQSISLYDRLLVAANKNRGDRIKLEVRGKELPADRDNLVWQAASLMMNKFAAVKPGLEIVLDKKIPVAAGLAGGSTDAAAVLRAVNRLFDLGLSRSGLEKLGAELGADVPFCISGGTALARGAGEKITPLSPLLNQPLVLVKPPFSVSTRQIFAEVSGRVDREGASASELVELIEEKVSISWQEGWHNALESFTCRLYPRVCEIKEKLESFDPLHVQMTGSGPTVMAFFDEKRRAEEVKKTWSEEDDEVYALEFVK comes from the coding sequence ATGAACAGGGTTGAGGAGAGGGCGCCGGCCAAGATCAATCTTCATCTGGATGTCATAGGCCGTCGTTCTGATGGTTATCACAGGCTGGAAACTATTATGCAAAGTATCTCGCTTTACGATCGTCTGCTGGTGGCGGCGAATAAAAACAGGGGAGACAGGATAAAGCTGGAAGTGCGCGGAAAAGAGCTTCCAGCCGATCGAGACAACCTGGTCTGGCAGGCTGCCAGTCTGATGATGAATAAATTTGCCGCGGTCAAGCCGGGGCTGGAAATAGTGCTGGATAAAAAAATTCCGGTTGCGGCCGGACTGGCCGGCGGCAGCACCGATGCCGCTGCGGTTTTGCGCGCTGTAAACCGGCTTTTTGATCTGGGGCTTTCGCGGAGCGGACTGGAAAAACTCGGAGCTGAACTGGGAGCGGATGTGCCTTTTTGTATTTCCGGCGGAACTGCTTTAGCCCGGGGGGCCGGCGAAAAAATCACCCCGTTATCTCCGCTCTTAAATCAGCCGCTGGTTCTGGTCAAGCCGCCTTTTTCAGTTTCCACCCGGCAAATTTTTGCTGAGGTTTCCGGAAGGGTGGACAGGGAAGGGGCTTCAGCATCTGAGCTCGTAGAACTCATCGAAGAAAAGGTCAGCATCAGCTGGCAGGAGGGCTGGCATAATGCCCTGGAAAGTTTTACCTGTCGGCTTTATCCGCGGGTTTGCGAAATCAAAGAAAAACTTGAGTCCTTCGATCCGCTGCATGTTCAGATGACAGGCAGTGGCCCCACGGTTATGGCTTTTTTTGATGAAAAGCGGCGGGCTGAAGAGGTAAAGAAAACGTGGTCGGAGGAAGATGATGAGGTCTACGCGCTAGAGTTTGTTAAATAG
- a CDS encoding MBL fold metallo-hydrolase produces MSREISLTIWHIYHSGSAVLNHETKNLHIFDYYRQAGSKFPEIWRKNYDINSAYIYVSHSHGDHYDPEIFSWGEKFAGPRYILSSDLRSRTEKYEKRNFEFNYISPGQKVKSGETMVEAYESTDEGISLLTGPASSRPSIFFAGDLNWWDWQSFSEKERRTEEKEYKQVIDKLAGREIDLAFVPVDPRLEESFDLAGRYFIEKVSPKNFVPIHFGDDYETPERFRQKYDGDKTNILTVEEPGQRQELKL; encoded by the coding sequence ATGAGCCGAGAAATCAGCTTAACCATATGGCATATTTACCACAGCGGTTCGGCAGTTTTAAACCACGAGACCAAAAATCTGCATATTTTCGATTATTACCGGCAGGCAGGCAGCAAATTCCCGGAAATATGGCGGAAAAATTATGATATCAACAGCGCCTATATCTATGTAAGCCACAGTCACGGAGACCATTACGATCCGGAAATATTCAGCTGGGGCGAAAAATTTGCCGGGCCCAGATATATCCTGAGCAGCGACCTCAGATCGCGGACCGAAAAATACGAAAAAAGAAATTTTGAGTTCAATTATATATCTCCCGGTCAAAAGGTTAAGTCCGGTGAAACCATGGTGGAAGCTTACGAAAGCACCGATGAAGGTATCTCGCTCTTGACCGGACCTGCCAGCAGCAGACCGTCGATCTTTTTCGCCGGAGATCTCAACTGGTGGGACTGGCAGAGTTTTTCCGAAAAAGAGCGCCGGACCGAGGAAAAAGAATACAAACAGGTTATAGATAAACTGGCAGGCAGGGAGATCGATCTGGCTTTTGTTCCCGTAGATCCCAGGCTGGAAGAAAGCTTCGATCTGGCCGGCCGTTATTTTATCGAGAAGGTCAGCCCCAAAAACTTTGTGCCAATCCATTTCGGCGATGATTATGAAACTCCGGAGAGATTTCGCCAAAAATACGATGGAGATAAAACGAACATCCTGACCGTAGAAGAGCCGGGACAGCGACAGGAACTAAAGCTTTAA
- a CDS encoding glycine C-acetyltransferase — translation MNENFEARLQDDIAELKEEGLYNRIRTLESPQGAWVDIEGEEKLNFCSNNYLGLANHHELVEAAQRAVDKYGVGPGAVRTIAGTMELHRELEEKLADFKKVEATLTFQSGFNANLAVIPAITGEDDVIISDELNHASIIDGCRLSRADLEVYEHADMDSLESVLEEVEARHKLIVTDGVFSMDGDIAPLPEIVELAEEHDAVVMVDDAHGEGVLGSHGRGIVDHFDLHGDVDIEVGTFSKAFGTVGGAIAGSETLVEFLRQKGRPFLFSSAVTPPDLAATIRAVEILEENNDLVKMLWNNAEKFQKEMKAAGFDVGGTETPITPVILGEAETASRFSERLFEEGIFAQSIGFPTVPRGEARIRVMISASHGQDDLEFALDKFKKIGLELDIIE, via the coding sequence ATGAATGAGAATTTTGAGGCCAGACTGCAGGATGATATAGCCGAATTAAAAGAAGAAGGATTATATAACCGCATACGTACTCTGGAAAGCCCTCAGGGAGCCTGGGTTGATATCGAGGGCGAGGAGAAGCTGAATTTTTGCTCCAATAACTATCTGGGACTGGCCAATCATCACGAGCTGGTCGAGGCTGCCCAGAGAGCTGTCGATAAGTACGGTGTTGGGCCGGGAGCGGTGAGGACCATAGCGGGAACGATGGAACTGCACCGTGAACTGGAGGAAAAACTGGCTGATTTTAAGAAGGTCGAGGCGACTCTGACATTTCAATCCGGCTTCAATGCCAATCTGGCCGTCATACCGGCCATTACCGGTGAAGACGATGTCATCATTAGCGATGAGCTAAATCACGCCAGCATCATAGACGGCTGCCGTTTATCACGGGCAGATCTGGAAGTTTACGAACACGCCGATATGGATTCGCTGGAGTCGGTCCTGGAGGAGGTAGAAGCGAGACATAAACTAATAGTTACCGACGGAGTTTTCAGCATGGATGGCGATATAGCTCCCCTGCCCGAGATAGTCGAGCTGGCCGAGGAGCATGACGCGGTGGTTATGGTTGATGACGCCCACGGTGAAGGGGTGCTGGGCAGCCATGGGAGAGGAATCGTCGACCATTTTGATCTGCACGGCGATGTCGATATAGAGGTGGGTACTTTCTCCAAGGCTTTCGGCACAGTCGGCGGAGCGATTGCCGGCAGCGAGACCCTGGTGGAATTTCTGCGCCAGAAGGGCCGACCTTTTCTTTTCAGCTCAGCTGTAACCCCGCCGGATCTGGCTGCTACTATAAGAGCGGTCGAGATTCTCGAGGAGAACAACGACCTGGTAAAAATGCTCTGGAATAATGCTGAAAAATTCCAGAAGGAGATGAAAGCAGCTGGATTTGATGTCGGGGGCACCGAAACTCCGATAACTCCGGTCATTCTGGGTGAGGCGGAAACTGCCAGCCGCTTCAGCGAACGCCTCTTTGAGGAGGGTATTTTCGCTCAGTCGATAGGATTTCCTACTGTACCCAGAGGAGAGGCCCGCATTAGGGTTATGATCTCGGCTTCGCACGGCCAGGATGATCTCGAATTTGCCCTGGACAAATTCAAAAAAATAGGGCTGGAACTGGATATAATCGAGTGA
- the tdh gene encoding L-threonine 3-dehydrogenase, translated as MKDTMKAVVKTETAPGASLEEVPVPSPSPTQALIEVERTSICGSDYHIYAWNKWAQEKDIELPHIMGHELAGRVIETGELVTRISEGDFVSAETHINCGECYQCRTGQRHICQDMEILGVHTDGVFSEYTAIEADMLEINPPGLSPELASLQEPLGNAIDTINAGEPAGNNVLITGAGPVGLMGILVARALGAATITVTEPHDYRRNLAGELGASWAIEPENLEEHLNQNLRAEGFDLAAEMSGNKDALRQGLEYLTPGGKMAILGAFDGEVSLDINQQVFKNLRVEGITGREMYRTWYTARRLLREQIIDLKQLVTHKFPLEEFERGMELMESGDCGKIVLLT; from the coding sequence TTGAAGGATACCATGAAAGCGGTGGTCAAGACTGAAACTGCTCCGGGGGCTTCCCTGGAGGAGGTGCCGGTGCCCAGCCCTTCCCCCACTCAGGCTTTGATTGAGGTAGAACGCACTTCAATCTGCGGAAGCGATTATCATATCTACGCCTGGAATAAGTGGGCTCAGGAAAAAGATATCGAGCTGCCTCATATTATGGGACATGAGCTTGCCGGTCGTGTGATTGAGACGGGCGAACTGGTGACGAGAATTTCAGAAGGTGATTTTGTTTCAGCTGAAACACATATTAACTGCGGAGAATGCTATCAGTGCCGGACCGGTCAGCGGCATATATGTCAGGATATGGAGATACTGGGGGTTCATACCGATGGTGTCTTTTCGGAGTATACAGCTATTGAGGCCGATATGCTGGAAATAAATCCGCCGGGACTCTCGCCGGAACTGGCCTCTTTGCAGGAGCCGCTGGGGAATGCTATCGACACGATAAATGCCGGAGAACCCGCCGGGAACAATGTCCTGATCACCGGGGCGGGTCCGGTAGGTCTTATGGGTATTCTGGTGGCACGGGCTCTGGGGGCTGCCACGATAACGGTGACCGAACCGCATGATTACCGTCGTAACCTGGCAGGAGAACTGGGGGCCAGCTGGGCCATCGAGCCGGAAAATCTCGAGGAACATTTAAATCAGAATCTCCGGGCGGAGGGGTTTGATCTTGCAGCCGAGATGTCCGGGAACAAAGATGCCCTGCGCCAGGGCCTTGAATATTTGACTCCCGGCGGTAAAATGGCCATTTTAGGTGCATTCGACGGTGAAGTGAGTCTGGATATCAACCAGCAGGTTTTTAAAAATCTCAGGGTGGAGGGGATTACCGGGCGTGAGATGTATCGGACCTGGTACACAGCCAGGCGGTTATTGCGAGAGCAGATTATAGATCTAAAGCAGCTTGTCACCCATAAATTTCCTCTGGAGGAATTCGAAAGGGGGATGGAACTTATGGAATCGGGTGACTGCGGCAAGATCGTGCTCTTGACTTAA
- a CDS encoding LiaI-LiaF-like domain-containing protein, with amino-acid sequence MGESRYSRADITFGIFLIGTGILFLLDTFGYLGFDFWSLLMRSWPLFLILLGMNIIFRGTKLWWITPLLLIIIFVGLLFPNPANPIYWHMVGRTGQQVEKSTETLGEEMTYDSEIEKLLVKFNVEAGGLDVKPLFPEEEGDKLYELNFEYGEMKPEIDYDYDSQDRLGRLSIYQQQRFELEEMDFINHAVLQLSDRLPHELKIESGAGHYELKLRDLEISSLDINSGVSDLEIYFGRYSSDVNISSGASDMTFYLPDEVGLKIDTENVVSSNNFADVDLEEVDPSTYLSKNFQEADEKITIEVASPASSIEVVFD; translated from the coding sequence GTGGGTGAAAGCCGTTACAGCAGAGCAGATATCACCTTCGGTATTTTTCTGATAGGAACGGGTATACTTTTTTTGCTGGATACCTTCGGCTATCTGGGCTTTGATTTCTGGAGCCTGCTCATGAGAAGCTGGCCTCTTTTTCTGATCCTGCTTGGCATGAACATAATATTTCGGGGCACTAAATTATGGTGGATTACACCTTTGCTTTTGATCATAATTTTCGTTGGACTGCTCTTTCCCAATCCCGCCAATCCTATTTACTGGCATATGGTGGGAAGAACAGGGCAGCAGGTTGAAAAAAGCACCGAGACTCTGGGAGAAGAAATGACCTACGATTCTGAGATCGAAAAACTCCTCGTCAAATTTAATGTTGAGGCGGGGGGGCTGGATGTAAAGCCTCTTTTCCCGGAGGAAGAAGGAGACAAGCTTTATGAATTGAATTTTGAATACGGAGAGATGAAACCGGAAATAGATTACGATTACGATAGCCAGGACAGGCTCGGCCGGCTTTCGATCTATCAACAACAGCGTTTTGAGCTGGAAGAGATGGATTTTATCAACCATGCAGTATTGCAGCTGAGCGATAGACTTCCGCACGAGCTGAAGATAGAATCAGGTGCCGGGCATTATGAACTGAAACTGAGAGATCTTGAAATTAGCAGCCTCGATATCAACTCCGGCGTCAGTGATCTGGAGATTTATTTTGGTCGCTATTCCAGCGATGTGAATATCAGTTCCGGAGCCTCTGATATGACCTTTTACCTGCCGGATGAAGTGGGACTAAAAATCGACACCGAGAATGTGGTCAGCAGCAATAATTTTGCCGATGTGGACCTGGAAGAGGTCGATCCCAGCACCTATCTTTCGAAAAATTTTCAGGAGGCTGACGAGAAAATAACTATAGAGGTGGCGAGTCCGGCCAGCAGTATAGAGGTTGTTTTTGATTGA
- a CDS encoding PspC domain-containing protein, with the protein MKRRQDSKKDRTRFYRSRRHKVLGGVCGGLADYFDIDPILIRLLFILLLLAEGMGFLVYIIAWIIIPLEPLPVDGRQQNFYREEDRSCTGQDRRSGRADGFFSSRERYLGIFLVLLGALFLFNMWFPAFYLRPFWPLILIFLGLLLLVRGVDFGG; encoded by the coding sequence ATGAAACGCCGGCAGGACAGCAAAAAAGACCGGACTCGTTTTTATCGCTCGCGCCGTCATAAAGTACTGGGCGGGGTCTGCGGGGGGCTGGCTGATTATTTTGATATCGATCCCATATTGATTCGGCTTCTCTTTATTTTGCTGCTCCTGGCCGAAGGCATGGGTTTTTTGGTTTACATTATAGCCTGGATAATAATACCTTTAGAACCTCTGCCGGTAGATGGCCGGCAGCAAAACTTTTACCGCGAGGAGGACCGTTCTTGTACAGGGCAGGATCGCCGGAGCGGCAGGGCGGACGGTTTTTTTAGTTCCCGCGAGCGGTACCTGGGAATTTTTCTCGTTCTGCTGGGAGCCCTGTTTTTGTTCAATATGTGGTTTCCAGCCTTCTATCTAAGGCCGTTCTGGCCTCTGATACTCATCTTTTTGGGCCTGCTGCTTCTGGTCAGGGGGGTTGATTTCGGTGGGTGA
- the glgP gene encoding alpha-glucan family phosphorylase, with protein sequence MKFFKTTDRKLRSLKQDRPVRRSRPARGIHKRLERKGKRPKVAYFCMEYGLDNSLPIYAGGLGILAGDVLKAARDENMPLVGIGLLWRQGYTSQRLEEGRPVDCYPRHDHVYDLVDDTGVRVSVDIRGREVICAVYRASGFGNADLYLLDANHPANEAGDAWLTGQLYGWFSEERIAQEMILGIGGVRALRALNIDVDVYHFNEGHAALAGTELIEEKRAGGAGFEKALKNTREEVVFTTHTPVEQGNEEHSLRTLSYMGAFNGLSLDEMVQIGGAPFNMTVAGLRLSSLANGVSQLHGRTACRMWEDVDDRAPIEAITNGVHRGSWVDEEVVSAWREDGGPSVAAEHAKNKAELLDFITERTGQKLAEDRLLLGFARRAVPYKRATLLFSDEERIGPYLEEGKIQIVYAGKAHPLDDNGKDIVAELVRMSRKYPEAVVFLPDYDMEIGRLLTRGVDVWLNNPRRPLEASGTSGMKAAMNGIPNLSILDGWWPEACQHGVNGWKIGDGFEADTAQKQDEHDRKKLYRVLLKEVVPLYYEKPEEFARIRENSIASTIDEFTAAEMMKNYYDRLYSQNRRRSAERMG encoded by the coding sequence ATGAAATTTTTTAAGACAACTGACAGGAAGCTCCGATCGCTCAAACAGGACAGACCGGTCCGCCGATCAAGGCCGGCCCGGGGTATTCATAAGCGGCTGGAAAGAAAGGGCAAAAGACCTAAAGTCGCTTATTTTTGCATGGAATACGGACTCGATAACAGTCTGCCGATTTATGCCGGGGGCCTGGGTATTCTGGCCGGCGATGTTTTGAAGGCAGCCCGGGATGAAAATATGCCTCTTGTCGGCATAGGACTTTTGTGGCGGCAGGGCTATACCTCACAGCGTCTGGAGGAAGGCAGACCGGTCGATTGTTATCCCCGCCATGATCATGTATATGATCTTGTTGATGATACGGGGGTTCGAGTTAGCGTCGATATAAGGGGTCGAGAGGTGATCTGTGCTGTTTACCGGGCCAGCGGTTTTGGCAATGCTGACCTTTATCTGCTCGATGCCAATCATCCTGCCAATGAGGCGGGTGATGCCTGGCTTACCGGTCAGCTTTACGGCTGGTTCAGCGAAGAGCGGATAGCTCAGGAGATGATTCTGGGTATAGGCGGTGTGAGAGCTCTGCGGGCGCTTAATATAGATGTCGATGTTTATCATTTTAATGAAGGGCATGCTGCTCTGGCCGGCACCGAACTGATAGAGGAGAAGCGAGCCGGGGGAGCGGGATTTGAAAAAGCTCTAAAAAATACGCGGGAAGAGGTGGTTTTTACCACGCATACCCCGGTTGAGCAGGGTAACGAAGAGCACAGCCTGAGAACTCTTTCCTACATGGGAGCATTCAACGGTCTCAGCCTGGATGAGATGGTACAGATCGGCGGGGCGCCTTTCAATATGACGGTGGCAGGCCTGCGCCTTTCCTCGCTGGCCAACGGCGTCTCTCAGCTCCACGGCAGGACCGCATGCAGGATGTGGGAGGACGTCGATGATAGGGCTCCTATAGAGGCCATAACCAACGGAGTGCATCGCGGCAGCTGGGTCGATGAAGAGGTCGTCAGCGCCTGGCGCGAGGACGGAGGTCCTTCGGTGGCTGCAGAACATGCTAAAAACAAAGCTGAGCTTTTGGATTTTATAACTGAACGCACCGGCCAGAAGCTGGCTGAAGACAGACTGCTTCTGGGATTTGCCCGGCGGGCAGTGCCCTATAAGAGAGCCACTCTGCTCTTTTCTGATGAGGAGCGCATCGGGCCCTATCTGGAGGAAGGCAAAATTCAAATCGTTTATGCCGGCAAAGCTCATCCCCTTGATGATAACGGCAAGGATATCGTGGCCGAACTGGTCAGAATGAGCCGTAAATATCCTGAAGCGGTGGTTTTTCTGCCCGATTATGATATGGAAATAGGCCGGCTTTTGACCCGCGGTGTTGATGTCTGGCTCAACAATCCCCGCAGACCGCTGGAGGCCAGCGGAACCTCCGGTATGAAGGCGGCGATGAATGGCATTCCCAATCTGAGCATTCTCGATGGCTGGTGGCCTGAGGCCTGCCAGCACGGTGTCAACGGCTGGAAGATAGGAGATGGTTTTGAGGCGGATACAGCCCAAAAGCAGGATGAACACGATCGCAAAAAACTCTACCGGGTTCTGTTAAAAGAAGTTGTACCTCTTTATTATGAAAAACCGGAGGAATTTGCCCGGATAAGGGAAAACAGCATCGCCTCGACTATCGATGAGTTTACCGCTGCTGAGATGATGAAAAATTATTATGATAGGCTTTACAGTCAAAATCGCCGCCGCTCGGCCGAGAGGATGGGATAA
- a CDS encoding TetR/AcrR family transcriptional regulator, whose amino-acid sequence MIEFDKKDVKKIRTIKVFIDAAAQIIEDEGIENVTIRKVADIAGYNSATIYNYFDNCNQLVFFAAARFMKDYIDEMPEYIARGETEFEKLLLMWECFCYHSFQKPKIYHAIFIDDIGGRPGTLLENYFQLFPKDLNSPPQELIPMLKATDFSRRTSLAIKPLVENGTLSEEMAREIDEQIRLIYQGMVSLIINNRRPHAPDQNTEKVMKHIKRIFEYGREHS is encoded by the coding sequence ATGATAGAATTCGATAAAAAAGATGTTAAGAAAATTCGTACTATCAAAGTTTTTATCGATGCGGCAGCCCAGATCATCGAAGATGAGGGAATTGAAAATGTCACCATCCGCAAAGTCGCTGATATAGCAGGTTATAACAGCGCTACTATCTACAATTACTTCGATAACTGCAACCAGCTGGTTTTTTTCGCCGCCGCCCGTTTTATGAAAGATTACATAGATGAGATGCCGGAGTATATCGCCCGGGGCGAAACAGAGTTCGAAAAACTCCTGCTCATGTGGGAATGCTTCTGCTACCATTCCTTCCAAAAACCCAAAATCTACCATGCTATCTTTATAGACGATATCGGAGGCAGACCGGGCACTCTTCTGGAAAATTACTTTCAGCTGTTCCCGAAAGATTTAAATTCCCCGCCGCAGGAGCTTATTCCCATGCTCAAAGCCACTGATTTTTCGCGCCGCACCTCGCTGGCCATAAAACCCCTGGTAGAAAATGGAACCCTCTCCGAAGAAATGGCCCGGGAAATAGATGAGCAGATCCGTCTGATATATCAGGGTATGGTGTCATTGATAATCAATAACCGCCGCCCTCATGCCCCCGATCAAAATACCGAAAAAGTTATGAAACATATAAAACGCATCTTTGAATACGGTCGGGAACATTCCTGA
- a CDS encoding ribonuclease H-like domain-containing protein, with protein sequence MDIKNKLERLKKRAAEKSAGETGRDGSEGLPPGSLRGKKDCKDREKGSAKTGAASEDRDHYLEQRKLDRNYQHGQFSLGDLPTEFASDSDFLFRRQEAVGRERLLLLDTETTGLAGGTGTSAFLVGLGYFQNGTLIVEQHLMRDFVEEASLLQEIKAKMESRPVPVTFNGKSFDLPLLKNRFILNRIDPPEPESHLDLLHPCRRLWKHHSSCSLTALEKNLLDFQREDDIDGSEVPHYYRAFLERGSWKLLEPILLHNRYDVISMAFLALILERAAEAEGNYRHNAREYYNLAYQLEECGRRQRSIESYERALAEAGGRRLKTEIEKELSWQYKRVDRYEEAVDIWRRMADEGRGGLFPYRELAKYYEHQRRDYARALKFCRRAREYLREYRQIMSDWRKRREELVHRHERLKEKLASQNK encoded by the coding sequence ATGGATATAAAGAATAAGCTGGAGAGGCTGAAAAAGAGAGCAGCTGAGAAGTCAGCCGGCGAAACCGGACGGGACGGATCTGAAGGCTTGCCGCCGGGCTCTCTCCGGGGAAAAAAAGACTGTAAAGATCGTGAGAAAGGTTCGGCAAAGACAGGGGCGGCCTCAGAGGATCGCGATCACTATCTCGAGCAGAGAAAACTGGACCGAAATTACCAGCACGGTCAATTCTCCCTCGGCGATCTGCCGACTGAATTCGCCAGCGACTCCGATTTCCTGTTCCGGCGGCAGGAAGCGGTAGGCCGCGAGCGGCTGCTGCTTTTGGACACGGAGACCACCGGTCTGGCCGGGGGCACGGGGACCAGTGCCTTTCTTGTAGGGCTGGGTTATTTTCAAAACGGCACTCTGATCGTTGAACAGCACCTCATGCGTGATTTTGTCGAGGAAGCTTCGCTGCTGCAGGAGATAAAAGCTAAAATGGAGAGCCGGCCGGTGCCGGTGACCTTTAACGGCAAATCCTTCGATCTGCCGCTGCTCAAAAACCGTTTTATCCTCAACCGGATCGACCCACCAGAACCGGAGTCTCATCTCGACCTGCTCCACCCCTGCCGTCGGCTCTGGAAACATCACAGTTCCTGCAGCCTGACAGCCCTGGAGAAAAATCTGCTGGATTTTCAGCGGGAGGATGATATAGACGGCAGCGAAGTTCCTCATTATTACAGGGCTTTTCTCGAACGGGGCAGCTGGAAATTGTTGGAGCCGATACTGCTTCACAATCGTTATGATGTAATTTCCATGGCTTTTCTGGCTCTAATTCTGGAAAGAGCGGCTGAAGCTGAGGGGAATTACCGCCATAATGCCCGCGAATATTACAATCTGGCCTATCAGCTGGAGGAGTGCGGACGCCGTCAGCGGAGCATAGAAAGTTATGAGCGGGCACTGGCTGAAGCCGGGGGCAGGCGGCTGAAGACCGAAATAGAAAAAGAATTGAGCTGGCAGTACAAGCGGGTTGATCGTTATGAGGAGGCTGTTGATATCTGGCGGAGGATGGCAGATGAGGGGCGGGGCGGTCTCTTTCCCTACCGGGAGCTGGCCAAATATTACGAGCATCAGCGCAGGGATTATGCCCGGGCATTGAAGTTTTGCCGCCGGGCCCGGGAATATCTTCGCGAATACAGACAGATCATGTCGGACTGGAGAAAACGCCGGGAGGAGCTGGTTCACCGTCATGAGCGGCTGAAGGAGAAACTTGCCAGCCAGAATAAATAG